Proteins from a single region of Altererythrobacter sp. Root672:
- a CDS encoding type II toxin-antitoxin system RelE/ParE family toxin → MQIRYRRSALADLNAIEAFYLEQAPHAIHHVLADIRAAIGILAHFPRVGKRIGQRGLRRILTRRYRYMIAYRAERNEIEIIGIFRFQDREA, encoded by the coding sequence ATGCAAATCCGCTATCGGCGGAGTGCACTCGCCGATCTGAATGCGATTGAAGCATTCTATCTTGAACAAGCGCCCCACGCGATCCACCATGTCTTGGCCGATATTCGCGCCGCCATCGGCATCCTCGCGCACTTCCCGCGCGTAGGAAAGCGGATTGGCCAGCGTGGGTTGCGCCGCATCCTGACCCGCCGATACCGATACATGATTGCCTATCGCGCTGAGCGAAACGAGATCGAGATCATTGGCATCTTTCGGTTCCAAGATCGCGAAGCTTGA
- the rplK gene encoding 50S ribosomal protein L11 produces the protein MAKKIEGYIKLQVPAGAANPSPPIGPALGQRGVNIMEFCKAFNASTQELEKGMPIPTVITVYADRSFTFITKTPPASFLIKKAANLKSGSKEPGKVSAGKIARSKLAEIAQVKMADLNANDIEAATKIIEGSARAMGLEVVEG, from the coding sequence ATGGCCAAGAAGATCGAAGGCTATATCAAGCTGCAGGTGCCTGCGGGCGCCGCCAACCCGTCACCCCCGATCGGCCCTGCGCTCGGTCAGCGTGGCGTGAACATCATGGAATTCTGCAAGGCGTTCAACGCCTCCACGCAGGAGCTCGAAAAGGGCATGCCGATCCCGACGGTCATCACCGTCTATGCGGATCGCAGCTTCACGTTCATCACCAAGACTCCGCCGGCCAGCTTCCTCATCAAGAAGGCGGCGAACCTGAAGTCGGGCTCGAAGGAGCCCGGCAAGGTTTCCGCGGGCAAGATCGCGCGCTCCAAGCTCGCTGAAATCGCTCAGGTGAAGATGGCCGATCTGAACGCCAACGACATCGAAGCAGCAACGAAGATCATCGAAGGCTCCGCTCGCGCGATGGGCCTCGAAGTGGTGGAGGGCTGA
- the rplA gene encoding 50S ribosomal protein L1, with protein MAKLTKKQKLIAEKVDAEKLYGFDEALAVLKEFASKKFDETVEVAMNLGVDPRHADQMVRGMVSLPSGTGKDMKVAVFARGDKADEALKAGADKVGAEDLMEDMQAGNLNYDRVIATPDMMAVVGRLGKVLGPKGLMPNPKLGTVTPNVAQAVKDAKGGQVEFRVEKLGIIHSGIGKISFTEAQLKDNFRALTDAVVKAKPTGAKGKYVQKIALTSSMGPGLKIDVSEVEGA; from the coding sequence ATGGCCAAGCTGACCAAGAAGCAGAAGCTGATCGCCGAGAAGGTTGACGCCGAAAAGCTCTATGGCTTTGACGAAGCGCTCGCCGTGCTCAAGGAATTCGCCAGCAAGAAGTTCGACGAGACCGTCGAAGTGGCGATGAACCTCGGTGTCGATCCGCGCCACGCCGACCAGATGGTCCGCGGCATGGTCTCGCTGCCCTCGGGCACCGGCAAGGACATGAAGGTCGCCGTGTTCGCCCGTGGCGACAAGGCTGACGAAGCGCTCAAGGCTGGGGCCGACAAGGTCGGTGCCGAAGACCTCATGGAAGACATGCAGGCTGGCAACCTCAACTACGACCGCGTCATCGCGACCCCCGACATGATGGCCGTTGTCGGCCGTCTCGGTAAGGTGCTGGGCCCCAAGGGCCTCATGCCGAACCCGAAGCTCGGCACGGTGACCCCGAACGTCGCCCAGGCCGTCAAGGACGCCAAGGGTGGCCAGGTTGAATTCCGCGTTGAAAAGCTCGGCATCATTCACTCGGGCATCGGCAAGATCAGCTTCACCGAAGCGCAGCTGAAGGACAACTTCCGCGCGCTGACCGATGCGGTGGTCAAGGCCAAGCCGACCGGCGCCAAGGGCAAGTACGTCCAGAAGATCGCGCTGACCTCTTCGATGGGCCCGGGCCTGAAGATCGACGTTAGCGAGGTCGAAGGCGCCTGA